The Nomascus leucogenys isolate Asia chromosome 23, Asia_NLE_v1, whole genome shotgun sequence genome includes a window with the following:
- the IAPP gene encoding islet amyloid polypeptide — translation MCILKLQVFLIVLSVALNHLKATPIESHQVEKRKCNTATCATQRLANFLVRSSNNFGAILSSTNVGSNTYGKRNAVEVLKREPLNYLPL, via the exons ATGTGCATCCTAAAGCTGCAAGTATTTCTCATCGTGCTCTCTGTTGCCTTAAACCATCTGAAAGCTACACCCATTGAAAG TCATCAAGTGGAAAAGCGGAAATGCAACACTGCCACGTGTGCAACGCagcgcctggcaaattttttagtTCGTTCCAGCAACAACTTTGGTGCCATTCTCTCATCTACCAACGTGGGATCCAATACATATGGCAAGAGGAATGCAGTAGAGGTTTTAAAGAGAGAGCCACTGAATTACTTGCCCCTTTAG